In Actinomyces marmotae, the DNA window GGCCGCCATGGCGAAAGACGGTGACGCCGTTGATGGTCACGTCCACCTCATCAGGGTTGAAGGGGCAGGCCTCCTCGGGAACGGTCCCGAGCTGTGACAGGACGCGCCCCCAGTTGGGGTCCTCACCGGCGATGGCGCATTTGAGCAGGTTAGAGGCCGAGACTGCGCGGGCCGCGGCCTCGGCCGCCTCCTCGCTGGCCGCGCCCAGCACGGTGATGGCGATGTCGTGAGTGGCGCCCTCGGCGTCGGCGACGAGCCTGCGGCCCAGCGCACCCAGGACCTCGTGGACGGCATCGGCCAACTCGGCGTCCGTCGGGGTGATCCCGGAGGCCCCAGAGGCAAGGAGGAGGACGGTGTCGTTGGTGGACATGCAGCCATCGGAGTTGATGCGGTTGACGGTGCGCGCGGCGGCGCAGGCCAGGGCGGCCTGGGCGGCGCCGGGCTCGACGACGGCGTCGGTGGTGAGCACGCAGAGCATGGTCGCCAGCCCGGGCGCGAGCATGCCCACGCCCTTGATCATGCCGCCGATAGCCCATCCGTCGCGGACGGCCGCGGCCTCCTTGGGGACGGTGTCGGTGGTCATGATGGCGACGGCGGCCTCGTGGCCGGCCTCGGGCGTGGCGGCCAGCGCGGCGAGCGCGGCGTCCGCGCCGGGGAGCAGGGAGCCCATGTCGATGGGCTCGCCGATGACGCCGGTTGAGCACACGAGGACGTCAGTGGGCTCGCAGCCGAGGAACCCCGCCACGTGGGCGGCGGTGGCGGCGGCATCGGCGGCCCCGCGCTCGCCGGTGCAGGCGTTGGCGGAGCCGGAGTTGAGGACGACGGCGCGCGCCGCGGGGCCGGCGGCCAGGGCCTGGCGGGACCAAGTCACGGGCGCGGCGACCACCCGATTAGTGGTGAACACCCCAGCGGCGACCGCCAGCGGGCCGTCATTGACGACGAGGGCGAGGTCGGGATTCCCCGAGGCCTTGAGCCCGGCCGTGACTCCCGCGGCGCGGAATCCTTTGGCGGCTGTGATGCTCACGGCGCTACTCCTGACATGATGACGCCCGTGGTCTCAGGCAGGCCCAGGGCGAGGTTGAGGGACTGGATGGCGGCAGAGGCGGTCCCCTTGCCGAGGTTGTCGATGGCGCACATCATCGTCGCCACCCCGGCCGCGGCGTCGACGGCGACCTGCACATGGGCGAGGCCGGAGCCGAGGACGGAGCCGGTGGTGGGCCACGCGCCCTCGGGCAGGACGTCGATGAGGGCCTCGCCGTCGCCACCTGAGCCGTAGGCGTCGATCCAGGTCTCGCGCAGGCGGGCCTGGGGGTCGTCGGCGCCGAGCGCGAGCGCGGTCAGGGGGGCGATGACCGTGGCGAGGATCCCCCGGCTCATGGGCACGAGCACCGGGGTGAAGGACAGGCGCGTGGTTCCCGCAGGAAGGCCCGCGACCTGGAGGTTCTGGACGATCTCCGGGATGTGGCGGTGGGTGCCGCCCACGGCGTAGGCCTGGGCGGAGCCGAGGGCCTCAGCGGCGGTGAGATGGGGCTTGAGGGACTTTCCCGCCCCGGAGTAGCCGACCGCGAGGACCGCGGTGAGCGAGGAGGTGTCGATGAGGCCGGCCGCGGCGCCGGGCTGGGCGGCGAGGGTGACGGCGGTGACGTTGCATCCGGGGACGGCGATGCGCGTGGCGGCGCTCAGCGCGGCACGCTGGGCGGTTGGGCTGGTCTCGCCGGCGTGGAGGAGCTCGGGCATGCCGTAAGCCCAGGGCTCAGCGAAGGGACCGCCGTAGTAGTGCTCCCAGGCCGCGGCCGAGGTGAGGCGGTGGTCGGCACCGCAGTCGAGGAGGATCGGGGAGCGCCCCGAGGACCGAGCAGCATCCTCAATGGCGGCGGTGACCCGCCCGGAGGCCCCATGTGGGAGGGCGAGGATGACGATGTCATGCTCGGCCAGGCGCCCGGCCTCGGTGGGCTCGACTTCCCGCATCGCCAACTCGGGCAGGTGGGGGTGGATCTGCCCGAGACGCGCCCCGGCCGAGGAGTTGGCCGTCACGGCGCCGATCTCGATCTCGGGGTGCGCGGCGAGAAGCCTGAGGACCTCGCCTCCGGCGTATCCGGTCGCGCCCGCGACCGCTGCTGTCCACGTCATACGTGAACCATACACGCCATTGCATAGACATGCACACGGCGAGGCCGGGGCCTCACGGAGCCGGGCTCACTCAGGGCCGGCCGCGCAGGCAGGAGGCGATGGAGTCGGCGAAGGCGCGCACGGCTGCCCAGTCGCGGAAGTCGCCCTCGGAGGCGCCGCCCATCCTGGCGATGGTGCGCTCGCGGAGGTTGAGTTGAGCCGGGTCCAAGCGCCCGGAGAAGGTCACGTGCTCGCGCGCGTTGAGGGACAGGAGCACAGGCCCGATGCGCAGCGGATCGCTCACCCCGCCCTTGTCCACTCCCGACAGGCCCACGGAGAAGGCCCACACGGGATGGGCGGAGAGCTCCTCGCGGAAGCGGCGCGTGAAGTCGGTGGCCTGCTCGGTCCAGCGCGTCATGTAGATCGCGCTGCCCAGCACGAAGGCGTCATACCCCTCGACGCTGGTCACCTCCTCAGGGCGAGCCTCATCGACGTCAAGGCCCGCCTCGCGCAGGCGCTGGGCGATGACGCCGGCGATCGAGTCAGTGGTGCCGTGGCGGGACGAGGAAGTCAGGAGGATCGTCATGACGGAAAGTCAAGCACGAAGACCAGGATCACGCTGGGACTCCAGGCCCTGAATTCGCAGGGCCTCAGGCGCGCAGCTCGGCCCCCAGGGTCTTGGCGGCGCGCTTGACGATCCGCTTGCGGAGGCCGGCGGTGTCCTCGGCCGTCAGAGTGCGGTCGGCGGCGCGCAGGCGCAGGGAGAAGGCGAGCGACTTGCGCCCTTGGCCCAGCTGCTCGCCGCGGAAGACGTCGAAGAGGCGCACGTCCTCGGCCAGGTCCTTGGCGGTGGCGCGGATGAGCGCCTCCACCTGGGAGGCGGTGACGGATTCGTCGACGACCAGCGCGATGTCCTCCTTGGCGGCGGGGAAGGTCGAGATCGCGCCCATCTGGGGGACGCCCCGGCCCTCGGCGGCGTCGAGGAGGGCGTCGAGGTCGATCTCCACGGCGCAGGAGCGCTCGGGCAGGCCGAGGGCGCGCGCCACCCGGGGGTGCAGTTCGCCGGCGTGCGCGACGACCTGGCCGGGGATGACCTCCCGGCCGGCCCTGGTCGCCGGCAGGCGGAGCTCGGCGACGCGCCCGGGGTGCCAGGGGGCGACGGGAGCGGCGGGCGCGGCGGCCTCCACGCCCAGGCCCATGGCGTGGGCGACGGCGCGCGCGGTCTCCACGGCGTCGACCCAGTCCCAGGGGCGGGCGGGGCCGAGCACGCCGGCGCGCTCACGATCCCCCGCCAGGACGACGCCGATGTGGAGCGGCTGGGCGGGGATGCCGGCCTCGAGGGCGGCGAGCTCATCGTCGGTGGGGCGCCGGTCCACGCCGATGATCGGCGCGGGCGCGGTCCCCGCCGGACGGGTGACGGTCCCGATCTCGAAGACGGCGACGTCGGGCAGGCCGCGGGAGATGTTGCGGCGGGCGGTGTCCACGAGGGTGTCGAGGATGGAGGTGCGCAGCGCGGGGGCGTCCTCGGCCAGCGGGTTGACCAGCCGGGCCGCCCGGCGGCGCGGGTCATCCGCGGGGATTCCGAGGCGGTCGTGGGCATCGCCGATGAAGGGGTAGGACAGGACCTGGGTCAGGCCGGCGCGCGCGAGAGCGGCGACGGCGTCGCGCCGCGCCTTCTGCCGGGGGGTCAGGCCCAGCCCGGCGGGCGCGGTGGGCACGATCGTGGGGATTGCGTCGTAGCCGTCGAGACGGGCGACCTCCTCGGCGAAGTGGGCGGCGCCCACGAGGTCGGGGCGCCAGGTGGGCCGCGTGACGGCGAGGAGTTCGCGGCCGGCGCCGTCGGTGCCCGCGGGGGCGACGACGCAGCCGATCATCTCAAGCAACTCGGTGACCCGCGCGGTGCCGTAGGCCACGCCCGTGAGCCGCTCGGCGGCGTCGGCGCGGATGACGATCGGCTCGGGCGCGCTGGTGCGGTCGATGTCGGTGGCCACGGGCTCGGCGCTGCCGCCGCCGTACTCGACGAGCAGGTCCACGGCCCTCTGGGCGGCGACGGCGGCCAGGGCTGTGTCCACGCCACGCTCGTTGCGCTTGGAGGACTCGGTGGGCAACTTGTGGCGCCGCGAGGAACGGGCGATGGAGACGGCGTCGAAGTGGGCGGCCTCGATGAGCACGTTGCGCGTGGAGTCGCTGACCTCGGTGTCGGCGCCGCCGAAGACCCCGGCCAGGACGAGGGGGCGCGCGCCCTGTCCGCCGTCGGAGTCGGAGATGACAAGGTCCTCGGGGTCAAGGGCGCGGGTGACCTCATCGAGGAAGGTGAGGGACTCCCCCGGCCGGGCACGGCGCACGACAATCGGGGCGACGAGCTTGTCGGCGTCGAAGGCATGGAGGGGCTGGCCCAGGTCGAGCATGACGTAGTTGGTCACGTCAACGGCCAGGCTGATGGGGCGCATGCCGGCGGCGGTGAGGCGGTCAGCCATCCACTTCGGGGACTGGGCCGTGGGGTCGATGCCGCGCACGAGGCGAGCCACGTAGCGGTCGCAGCCGGGGCGGCCGTGAATGGGGGCGGGGTCCTCGGCGATGATGACGGGGAAGCCCTCGCCGGCGCTGGTGGAGGCATCGGCCACGCCCGCGGGGAACAGGCCGGTGTTGGCGCCGTCGGCGGGATCGGTGAAGCGGGCGCCGGTGGAGTGGGAGTACTCGCGGGCCACGCCTCGCATGGAGAAGCAGTAGCCGCGGTCCGGGGTGATGTTGATCTCCAGGACCTCCTCCCCCAGGCCGAGCAGGGGCAGGGCGTTGGTGCCCGGCGCGGGCAGCTCCTCGCCGTCGTGCCCGTGGGCGGCGAGCCACTGGTCTAGGACGATGATGCCGGAGTGGTCCTCCCCGATGCCCAGCTCCCGGGCGGAGCAGATCATGCCGTCGGAGACGTGGCCGTAGGTCTTGCGGGCGGCGATGGCGAAGCCCCCGGGCAGGACGGCCCCGGGCAGGGAGACGACGACGCTGTCCCCGGCCTCAAAGTTGTGGGCGCCACAGACAATGCCGCGGCTGGGCAGGTCGCTGGGCTCCTTGCCGGTGCCGGGGGCGTCATTGTGCTCGGGGCCGACGTCCACGCGGCAGTAGTTGATGACCTTGCCGTTGGACTGCTCCTTTGCCTCGCGGGTGAGGACCTTGCCGACGACGAGAGGGCCGGTGATGGCGGGGGGAACGATCCGCTCCTCCTCCAGGCCGACGCGCACGAGGGCTGAGGCGAGCTCCTCGGCGGTGGTGGAGGTGGGGGCGTCGACGTGCTCGC includes these proteins:
- the argJ gene encoding bifunctional glutamate N-acetyltransferase/amino-acid acetyltransferase ArgJ, with amino-acid sequence MSITAAKGFRAAGVTAGLKASGNPDLALVVNDGPLAVAAGVFTTNRVVAAPVTWSRQALAAGPAARAVVLNSGSANACTGERGAADAAATAAHVAGFLGCEPTDVLVCSTGVIGEPIDMGSLLPGADAALAALAATPEAGHEAAVAIMTTDTVPKEAAAVRDGWAIGGMIKGVGMLAPGLATMLCVLTTDAVVEPGAAQAALACAAARTVNRINSDGCMSTNDTVLLLASGASGITPTDAELADAVHEVLGALGRRLVADAEGATHDIAITVLGAASEEAAEAAARAVSASNLLKCAIAGEDPNWGRVLSQLGTVPEEACPFNPDEVDVTINGVTVFRHGGPGEPRDSVDMRPRETRIDIDLGAGSARATVWTNDLTHGYVTINADYTT
- the argC gene encoding N-acetyl-gamma-glutamyl-phosphate reductase → MTWTAAVAGATGYAGGEVLRLLAAHPEIEIGAVTANSSAGARLGQIHPHLPELAMREVEPTEAGRLAEHDIVILALPHGASGRVTAAIEDAARSSGRSPILLDCGADHRLTSAAAWEHYYGGPFAEPWAYGMPELLHAGETSPTAQRAALSAATRIAVPGCNVTAVTLAAQPGAAAGLIDTSSLTAVLAVGYSGAGKSLKPHLTAAEALGSAQAYAVGGTHRHIPEIVQNLQVAGLPAGTTRLSFTPVLVPMSRGILATVIAPLTALALGADDPQARLRETWIDAYGSGGDGEALIDVLPEGAWPTTGSVLGSGLAHVQVAVDAAAGVATMMCAIDNLGKGTASAAIQSLNLALGLPETTGVIMSGVAP
- a CDS encoding flavodoxin domain-containing protein — protein: MTILLTSSSRHGTTDSIAGVIAQRLREAGLDVDEARPEEVTSVEGYDAFVLGSAIYMTRWTEQATDFTRRFREELSAHPVWAFSVGLSGVDKGGVSDPLRIGPVLLSLNAREHVTFSGRLDPAQLNLRERTIARMGGASEGDFRDWAAVRAFADSIASCLRGRP
- the pheT gene encoding phenylalanine--tRNA ligase subunit beta, translating into MPYVPLEWLREHVDAPTSTTAEELASALVRVGLEEERIVPPAITGPLVVGKVLTREAKEQSNGKVINYCRVDVGPEHNDAPGTGKEPSDLPSRGIVCGAHNFEAGDSVVVSLPGAVLPGGFAIAARKTYGHVSDGMICSARELGIGEDHSGIIVLDQWLAAHGHDGEELPAPGTNALPLLGLGEEVLEINITPDRGYCFSMRGVAREYSHSTGARFTDPADGANTGLFPAGVADASTSAGEGFPVIIAEDPAPIHGRPGCDRYVARLVRGIDPTAQSPKWMADRLTAAGMRPISLAVDVTNYVMLDLGQPLHAFDADKLVAPIVVRRARPGESLTFLDEVTRALDPEDLVISDSDGGQGARPLVLAGVFGGADTEVSDSTRNVLIEAAHFDAVSIARSSRRHKLPTESSKRNERGVDTALAAVAAQRAVDLLVEYGGGSAEPVATDIDRTSAPEPIVIRADAAERLTGVAYGTARVTELLEMIGCVVAPAGTDGAGRELLAVTRPTWRPDLVGAAHFAEEVARLDGYDAIPTIVPTAPAGLGLTPRQKARRDAVAALARAGLTQVLSYPFIGDAHDRLGIPADDPRRRAARLVNPLAEDAPALRTSILDTLVDTARRNISRGLPDVAVFEIGTVTRPAGTAPAPIIGVDRRPTDDELAALEAGIPAQPLHIGVVLAGDRERAGVLGPARPWDWVDAVETARAVAHAMGLGVEAAAPAAPVAPWHPGRVAELRLPATRAGREVIPGQVVAHAGELHPRVARALGLPERSCAVEIDLDALLDAAEGRGVPQMGAISTFPAAKEDIALVVDESVTASQVEALIRATAKDLAEDVRLFDVFRGEQLGQGRKSLAFSLRLRAADRTLTAEDTAGLRKRIVKRAAKTLGAELRA